The following proteins are co-located in the Telopea speciosissima isolate NSW1024214 ecotype Mountain lineage chromosome 9, Tspe_v1, whole genome shotgun sequence genome:
- the LOC122641122 gene encoding probable histone H2A.3 — MAGRGKSLGSGAAKKATSRSSKAGLQFPVGRIARFLKAGKYAERVGAGAPVYLAAVLEYLAAEVLELAGNAARDNKKTRIVPRHIQLAVRNDEELSKLLGAVTIANGGVMPNIHNLLLPKKTGTGSSKSVAADDDS; from the exons ATGGCTGGAAGGGGAAAATctcttggttctggagcggcgAAGAAGGCTACATCTCGAAGCAGTAAGGCCGGACTTCAATTCCCCGTCGGTAGAATAGCTAGGTTTCTGAAAGCCGGCAAGTATGCGGAGCGAGTTGGTGCCGGTGCTCCTGTGTATCTTGCCGCTGTTCTTGAATACCTTGCAGCAGAG GTATTGGAGTTGGCAGGAAACGCTGCTAGGGATAACAAGAAGACTAGGATTGTTCCGAGGCATATTCAGTTGGCGGTAAGGAACGATGAAGAGTTGAGCAAGTTGCTTGGTGCTGTCACAATCGCCAATGGTGGTGTGATGCCTAACATTCACAATCTCTTGTTACCGAAGAAGACTGGTACCGGTTCGTCAAAATCTGTTGCTGCTGACGATGACAGTTAA
- the LOC122641056 gene encoding protein HEAT-STRESS-ASSOCIATED 32: MSAYLWKSFCEDEDRPEKPRSYGVTEMRGPNYSILSQNVLQDILESMGQVVDGLKFSGGSQSLMPKQFIKEITDMAHRHDVYVSTGDWAEHLLHKGPSAFKQYLEECKNLGFDTIELNVGSLKVPEDTLLRFVRMIKSGGLKAKPQFALKFDKSDIPSIGDRAFGAYIVPVPQTFEIVEDVEFLIRRAERCLKAGADMIMIDADDVCKHADSMRADIVAKIIGRLGLERTMFEVSDPKASEWFIKCYGPRVNLFVDHSQVMDLECLRGRSLGKNHTSVLGPPYFLF, from the exons ATGTCTGCGTATCTATGGAAGAGCTTTTGTGAGGACGAAGATCGACCGGAAAAGCCTCGGAGTTATGGAGTCACTGAGATGAGAGGCCCTAATTACAGTATTTTGAGCCAAAACGTTCTCCAG GATATTTTAGAGTCTATGGGACAGGTTGTTGATGGTTTGAAGTTCTCGGGGGGCTCTCAAAGTCTGATGCCAAAGCAATTTATCAAAGAAATAACTGACATGGCCCATAGACATGATGTCTATGTCAGTACAGGTGACTGGGCTGAACATTTGCTTCACAAAGGACCATCCGCTTTTAAACAATATCTTGAG GAATGTAAGAATTTGGGATTTGACACAATTGAGCTGAATGTTGGTTCACTTAAAGTTCCAGAAGATACTCTGTTGAGATTTGTACGCATGATAAAGAGTGGTGGCTTGAAAGCCAAGCCTCAGTTTGCTCTGAAGTTTGACAAGTCTGACATCCCAAGTATTGGGGATAGAGCATTTGGGGCATATATAGTTCCAGTTCCCCAAACATTTG AAATTGTTGAAGATGTGGAATTCTTGATCAGAAGGGCCGAAAGATGTTTGAAAGCTGGAGCAGACATGATCATGATAGATGCCGATGATGTGTGTAAACATGCTGATTCTATGCGAGCAGACATTGTTGCAAAGATCATAGGCCGCCTAGGACTTGAGAGGACTATGTTTGAAGTATCAGACCCCAAAGCCTCAGAGTGGTTTATTAAATGTTATGGACCAAGA GTGAATCTATTTGTGGATCATTCCCAGGTGATGGATTTGGAGTGCCTTCGAGGTCGAAGCTTAGGTAAAAACCACACCTCTGTTCTAGGTCCCCCATATTTTCTGTTCTGA
- the LOC122638601 gene encoding uncharacterized protein LOC122638601: protein MARAAGAFICVLILVMDIVAGILGIEAEIAQNKAKHISVWIFECREPSHGAFKLGVAAASILALAHVIANFLGGCMCICSKDEFKRASGNRQLAVICLFVSWIVVAVGFSLLIIGALANSKSKGSCGFSHHRFLSIGGIFCFIHGLFSAAYLVSAKATKSEEEKLAGRHSTGSAQMVLRGPP from the exons ATGGCAAGAGCTGCAGGTGCATTCATTTGTGTTTTGATCCTTGTCATGGACATTGTGGCAGGGATACTCGGCATCGAAGCTGAAATCGCACAAAACAAG gCGAAGCATATAAGCGTGTGGATTTTCGAATGTAGAGAACCAAGCCATGGTGCATTCAAGCTAGGAGTGGCTGCAGCATCAATTCTGGCTCTAGCGCACGTAATTGCAAACTTCCTTGGGGGTTGCATGTGTATTTGTTCCAAGGACGAGTTTAAGAGAGCTTCAGGTAACAGGCAATTAGCAGTGATTTGCCTCTTTGTCTCATG GATCGTAGTAGCTGTTGGATTCTCGCTGCTGATCATAGGGGCGTTAGCAAACTCAAAATCCAAAGGCTCATGTGGATTCTCACACCATCGTTTCCTGTCCATCGGAGGTATATTTTGCTTCATTCATGGATTATTTTCCGCCGCTTATTTAGTTTCTGCCAAAGCtaccaagagtgaagaagaaaagcTCGCCGGTAGGCACAGCACAGGTAGTGCTCAGATGGTCTTAAGGGGGCCTCCATAA